In Zingiber officinale cultivar Zhangliang chromosome 3A, Zo_v1.1, whole genome shotgun sequence, the DNA window ACATGACAAGGAGGGAATGAACCACTCTCGAGCAGATTGCGACCAAATATTTTGTACCAGTTTTGATTGGACAAAAGCTGCCTTGCCATGTGACATTAGTGGCCATTGGTGCGCGTGATGATGGAGGAaagcttctttcttttcttttcttttattcttttcacttctttttctttatttctttggtgatttgttTTTTTGCACGTGATTTCCTTTCCAAAATcgctttatttatatttattattatactAAACAAATAAAGTGGAGAGTGAAAGGCTATAAACATGATACTAGTTGGGCCTATTTGCTTTAGCCCGGCCCATCTTATGTCTAATGCTACTTCGCCACTTCGTCCCTTTCGCTTTCTCCTAACCGCTCCGCCTCGGCCTCCGCCGTCGTTCGTGCCACGCTCCAATAGCGCGCTCGCGATGCTCTCCCCTTCTTCCTCCATGTCCATCGGCGCACCACGTCGCCGAGGGTTGGCAGATCCTTTCCGTTGTCTGGCGTGGCTTCATCTTCGATCTTCCTCAAGTACCGTCGCTGCGGCTTACTCTATTAAGTCATCAAGGTATTGCGAAATTGTTACACGACATTGGAACTCCTTCGTTAATATTTGCGATTGGGAAATAACCATCAATGATCGAGTCCACTTTCTCAATGATTCTCGTTCGTGACTAATGCATCTGTAGTCATTCAAAGAAAAATGAGAATTATATCTCGCAGTGTTCATTAATTCGAAAAGGAAAATTGATGCCTGAATACAATCTGCCTAGGAAGAAGTGAATTCTCACCGGTAAATTACTCCTGAGCATGGTGCATTCAATTTGACTTGCATATTCGATCCTTGCGATTTGAAGATAAGAGCATCACTTGATAAGTTGGTGGTTTTTCTCTCTAATCATATCCATTTTTGTTGCAGCAAAACTAAATACAAACAGAGTTCCAATCTAGAACAGACCATGCAAATCTTAGCTATATACGGAAAATAACTCTGATAAAACTATGTCTACCCAATtttctcccttataaaaagtttggaaGCTCCAAAGCTGCCcataaataaaattgtttttttAATCTTTCCTCTATTCAGAAAACATTTTCAAGAATTGCTGGTTATGCTTTTTCATTGCCTTTAGtatgctgtctgaaatttctttACATGCTTTCTGATCTTATTTTAAAAAGCACGACAGAGGATTTCATCATACCAGCACCCTCAGATGGAGGTAGATTCTTTCTATCTTACGTAATACCAGTTTACCCACTTTTTTTGTCTTTTATTTTAAAGCTATTGTTTCAGCTAAGAGTGGTCAAGAAGAACAATTAAAAAAAGATCATAAGACACTTCATCTAATGGTTGAAATGGTCCATAGGAAGGTAACACCTTTTCCAATATTTGCTTACCTTGTGGACATGCATCAGCTTATCTCATCTTTTACTATTACTTGTTTTAGAAAAGGTACAAATATGTAGAGCGGTAAATGAGCTAAACGTTCATGAAAAAGTTTAGTGTTCGGTTTAgtaagagcttatttatgttcgttcaatatacacaagatcaattaaataaacaagcttgaacaactccttaaactaaacaaataagcttgaacacatatgtattcagctcgttaatgttcgtgaacaacgttcgtgaaaaTGTTAagcatgttcattaataaaaaaaactcttgttaatatgctaaataaataaaaaaataaaataaaataaataaaaagtttgaattatcaagctcaataaccaatcaaataagtaaaagtttcaaacaatcaaacaagcttgaattgagagctcaataatatctaaacgaaccaaactcaagccaaatttcaaacaagttcaagctcataaaaaataaactaagctaagcttcaaacaagctcaagctcataaaaaaataaattaagtcaAGCTCGAATAATCATTTCAAAGACTTGGTTCATTTGAAACTTGGCTTGACTtagctcggttaccttatcaaataaatttgaacacccTAAAGCTCAGCTCGgttcggcttgtttacagccctacaaATCAAAGATGGTTAAACATAGGTGCATGATGACAGATGTAATGCTTCTCAGTTAGAATATATTGTAGCATATAAAAGCAGGCAGGTTTTGAAACGTTTGTTTGATGCATAGCATACTGATGAAAGTATGATGAAAATTATCAAAAAGATTTCCATGAGCGACAACGCAAAATAGAATGCATATCATCATTTCTTGAACTGAAATAATGCATCCTTGGTGCTTGCATTCTCATGCCTACTTGGAGTAGAATACAAACTGAGGGATGTCTAATTTAATTGTAATTCTGTCACGGTCTTCCTAGTAAGATACAATTTAACGCTTGTATAACAGGGAAATAGGATTGTAAGAAACTTTATTTACTCTATTTGGTTGACTACTATATTTGCAGTTAAAGGGTGATGTCTGCAGTTGGCCAGATAGGAGGTACACGTAAAGAATGATCTAATATGAGGTACATGCGTAAAGAATGATCTAACATGAGGTACATGTGTTGAATTCAATAGCAGAAATCTTTTTTTTTCACTAGTCATTCTCAAATCGTTGGTTTTATATATTTCACAGCATAGCTTGCCTTAACTTCATGCAATAACAAACAGGAGAAAATGATTGTATGGTAGAAGACAATGGAGTGATTGTATTTTGTGTGATTTCAATAAGCTAACCATTCATTTTGTTCCTTTGTTGGAAAACATTTAGGGGTGCCAAAGAAATTGGATTCAGATTGTCATATTTTACCATTTAAACAACGTTGATCTTTTTTTTGCTACTGATAAGTTTTAGTACAGGGAACTAAATTAGAGTCAATTATTGAGCCTTGAACAAAAAAAATGTGGTCCTATGCATGCAGATGTGGGTATACTATTAGACACTGTTAAGGCGTGCATTATTCTAACAAGCTGGCTTGCATATCTGAATCTAGTATAGTAAATGCATGAAACAATAAATGTATGATATATATTTTcaataataacaataaagaaatgagaactcttagtaaaaatgaataaatttgaaaatcttGTAATAATTTCAGATATTTTTGGACTTAGTTTTCAACAGGGAGATATCAATGAAAGTATGACTAAAAGGAGAATATTATAATATTGTGATATGCCCTGTCTATGGTTTGAAGTATTGGGCGATAATCTGAATATTAACATCTGAATATCCTTACTTAGAGATCAataaagggataaaattattagaGTTGTCCCTAAAAAGTTGAGACCTGCTCAATGAAGAGATAACCCTAAATAGTCGAGACTAACACATCTTGATCATGATGATGTTCATTTGCCAGTGCTGGCCAACAAGATccaaattgaaatttaaaaagaagaaaaaaaacgtaAAAGGCAATCAGCAGCAATCATACAACTAGCTATATTTAAGATAACTTATTGATTGAGATGCCTATTCTCTTTCTTACATCCGTTCATTGCAGTAAAACAGTGATTAAGTTCATCCTAAATATTCTGTCAATTATATAAAAAGAGATAAATAACTAAACTTATACCCGATATGCCATACTTTCATCATCAACCTAACTATTCTAGTTTTTTTAATGAACTCAAAACAAATCACATAGTGTTGCTTTGTAAACGCACAAATATGCATGCATGTATAAGTAATAATACTTCTTAGACAAGTCTGCACCTGTGACCAAAATAACTCCATAGGAATCTCACAGAATACAATTCTGATCTACATACACATGTCACTTTTTTTCTGCTACCTCTAGAAACTGAAATATTTTGATCACTTGTGACATACAAGCTACAAAAGAAGTAGAAGACGACCCACGGAAATATTTAGTAGTGAGTTAATAGCTAGGCCCCCTTTTACAACATCAGTGGCTGCTTATCTGTCAGTAATACAGCATGTCTGCTGAAGCCGTGATGGGATGGTTCATGCACAAGTTCCAAGGGTTGGTAATGCTATCATTCATCCAAGGGCCATCATGTCGGAGGCCACTGGATTCATTCAAACAGTGAAGGATCTCGTTAAGATACTGCAGCCTGTTGCTGAGTTCCATCATCTGGGTCCTTAGGACAGAGTTCTCAGCCTCCATTACGAAGTACTGCTCTGTGGTGAGGGTTAAGTAGGCCAAGGATTGGCCGTTCTCCTTCCTCAGCTGGTTCACTTGTTCTGTCAGACCATCCAGATGTTTCTGCTTACGCATCCTTGATCGTCTTGCGGACTCACGGTTCGATATCATTCTTTTCCGCTTCTTCTGGTCCATCAGTGCCTGTAGATCCTCTTCAGAGCCCGAGTTTTGCAGCAGACTGGAACCATATGAAGAAACATAGGGAGAATCCATGGAAGCTTTGGTACTCTTGCAGTAAAATGATTTATTTAACAATTATCTACAGAAGTTTAATGCTAGTGCTTCAGGAAAGAGTAGATCCTGGTAGCTGAATTATAGATCTAGCCAAGGTAGGTATTTGGATGAAATTAACAGACAATGTATTTAAAAAGGACTAGAACGCCCGGGATTTCAGATCTCAGAACAAGTTCATGAAAATACATAGAACCAGTAGAGGAAAACAACAGAGAAGGATTGAACAAGATGAGTCCTGCGTCGAATACTGGAATCTATCATACAACCAGAGAGTAGGATCTCACTTATAATAGGCAACATAGATTATAAAGATGAGAAGAAGACGCTGCATGTGAAAGAAAATAAATAGGTTCTGTGCCCAAAGATCAGAATTTGAAACCAAGAGTTCAAGGATATCTCAGCGAGGTGGCAGTTTTGCACCAAAGATTCAACAAAGGTCAAGAACTGGATAATGCTTCTTGACCTTGAAACACTTTTTTCAGAGGAAATTTGGCAGAATTTCCCCTGCATATGACTCCGTATAGAATCAAAAAACTTGTTAGAACAGATCGTTTGAAGGAGTATTCATCACTACAACAAGAGCAGCAGCAAGCACAATATTTAGCTGCTGGATTCTGATTGTTTAATCAGAGCCCAAGAACACTGCAGGAGGAATTctagaaatgcaaagaaaaaaaaaaagacagcaCAACTTTCAGTAAGCTAAGCAAGGCAGAAGAACAGAGGAGGAAAGGGAATTGTAGCCTTTGCGAGAGGTGGAATTTATAGAACAATTTCCACCCAAGCAAGTGGACACCAACATGGTAATTCTGATCAAAAGAGATGGCGTGAAAAAGAAAGGCAGCGTGAACCATGGAATCTTTTGTTTGTGGTAGTTGAGAAGAGGGATTCAAGGGCAAAGATGGGATTGCAAACCACCGCCCAGTTGACTGATGCACGCCACTAACCAATCTCTAATCTCTAATCTCTAATCTCTAATCTCACCCTCACCCTGACTTTTTTACttggaatttttatttttatttttaaaaagcatCATCTTATTGAGGTTGTTATGAAAAGCATGAACCAGAAAACTAGGCCTTGCAATTAATTAATAGATTCGTCATTTGTTTAAACTCTTGGTAACTGAAAACTGATTCTgccaagaacaaattttcttttaatcTACGTTGCGATTGATTATTTTCCGCTTGATTTTAGATCTTTAGCAGAATAATTTTGAGAAGCAAAGACTGAAGCCTTCCAATTTGCCTAAGTAAGCATCTAGAGAACTCCAGGGACTGTTGCTAGAGAAATCGAGTCCTTGGGCATGCATTTACCGTGCTTTTAGGTCCATTTGTGATCTGTGGTTCTCCTTTCGTGCAGTAATTATCAAAGACAAGTTGATATGACAAATAAGACACGGATTTGTACAGTGGAAATGTGAAATTTCCATAACTTAGTCTACTCTAAACGcatttgttaatttaatttttcattgtaGCAATTAATACATCTTGGACTTTTGTATGAATTCTTACAAGTCTAATTCAATAAGGTCAAGCTCAGGTCTAAGGTCCATGTAATGTTAAAGGAGTTGTGAATTCTTAAGCAATTTGGACAAAGAAACTAAATACTTGTCTCTATAGGGACAAAGCTTTCCCTGTCTCTATGGGGTTGTTAATTTCCAGTAACACCCTCGCTGTCATATGTTGCAGGTTAAAGAGAAAAAGTATTTAACGAATGGCCGTGATTGCTTTCCCGACCAGTGGCACTTTAGCAACATGGAAAGCAGATGGCAGCAGCAGAAAGGTATATTCTCTCcgctaaaaaaaaaatgtttataaCACGTTTCAAGACTAGGTTGCGTTCCATTTCAGACCTCAGCTTTAATTTATTCCCTGATACATTTCCTTTAACTCACTTTTGCGTGATGCTGTTGATATCATAAATGATGTGGTGACCATTGCAACATACTGTGCTTGGCTAAtattaaatgaattttttaacctcCTGAACTACTCTAAACCTTGGTTTCTTTACCCTGGAATTTCTGAATGACTATTGCCTTAATACTTAGAGGAGTTCAAGTTCTAAGGGCAGAAAATGaccttaagttattaatattGTAGCAGAAGAAAACTTGTATTTGATGTCTTTGATGGTATTATACAAATAACGTGTTAGAATGAATGTCTTCCTCGCAAAGCCATTGGACAGAGCTTCAACTTTTCTTTCAATAGGTATCGAATTCCAAATTTACTGGGAAAGAAAAGCAGTTGAAAAGTGAATGCATAAAGATTAATTTGCTGGTTCTCTTCACACGAACAGTATTTAGGACATTTCAACCACTTGCACCTGCGCCAGTCTTGATGTGATCTTTAAGTGCCCTTCGACACCCTTCCACTACAAGCCTCAGAGATAATAATACATGAGATCTCACTTGTGAGGCTTTCTTTCTAAACAGGAAGGTTTTTTAGGTTACCTGTCCGTTTAAGTTAATTTGTTCATTCATTATAGTTTAAAAGGAAAGGAAGGAGGTGAAAGACACGGCCAAATGCATAGAAAAAAAAGTAAGATGTCGACTAATCCAATTTGAGTTTGCGTTAGGATACATCTATTTAGCTAAACTGAGACACCCAAAAGAAAGATTTGTTGATAGAAGAAAatattaggaagtatttgtagaTGTATGTTTTTCTGGTCTGACTTCTAGATTTAGGAAAAGTTAACTATGATGGAAGGAGACCACAACCAAAGGGCAATCATTCCAAGTTCTTGCATTTACCTTTCTAAAATAATTATTCTATTTATTGATGTCTAACATGAGAAAAGGATACAAACATACGATTGAACACAAGACTAGAAACAACCATTCCATTTATTTATTCTATTCCTTCTGCATTTCATTTCATTGTATCAAACACACACTTCTATCTCGTAGGTATTCCTGGAATTAAAGATTTTTGTAGAGTTATTTCATGAGACAACCATCTTAGTTTTAGAAGGAGAAAATTCACAAGCACAATGATGCAACAATTTGTTTTTGATCAGGTTAAGCATGCATGTAGAATGATTGCAGCTAAGCAAACTCTGGCCTCTGTTCCTCtcaagggaatttatttctatatGTTTTTTTGATCTTCCTTTCTCATCTTCCTTCAACTGGAAAGCAGATGCACCACCACCATGAAGGCATAATCTAGCTTTTGGCTATATCTTTTGACCTCATATCCCACTATAATTTCTCCCTTGCCAAATTTCTTTTAAGAGCATGCACTTATCAAAAAGTTTCACAGTTACTTGTTTAACTTTCATTCTTTTCAGAAGCTATGCGCCACCATCGCCACCTCTGTCCCACTTCAGATAGTGACCATCATGTGCCCACACAGACGAAGGGCTATGGATCACTGGCAAGCGCACTTGTACACTTATGGCCACCTTGGCAATTGGCCATGCTTCAGTGTCTAATGTCTTGAGGAGCCCTAAAGGGTATGGCGCTCCTTTCACCTTTTCTAAAGGAGAAATGGAACAAAATCTTCGCGGCTAAGTTTCGAGCAGAGCTAGGTAGCAATAGCACATCGTGGATTGTAAGATTCACCCGTGCACATGTGGTGCCGCGTCTCGAGTGGGTCCTTGTAGTCGTAGGTATGACTTGGCACCAATGATTGCGGCGTGACAGTCTGCTAATCGATTATGTTATAAGAGAATCACATATGAGAATTTTTCAAGTTGAATATTGTTAGAATTCTTGTTATATCGATTGAAAGTATATGATAAAAGTGCAAAGATTGATTTAACTTTAGCTCAATGAAAAGCTAAAGACCTTTTCTTATGGGTCCTTTTCTGCAAACGGTCATAGGCCAAACTCGGGCATCCCACATGATCAGCTCTACGGTCATATGTAAAGAGGTAAATTAAGAAATTGAGTAAACTATCATATAAGAAGGTATTTTTATTGACTTCGTTAGGAATCAACTTTACCTTCTCTTATGGGTCATTTTTACACTTTCTACAAAGTTTTTGAGCCCTCGCTCTATTATATTAGGAGGGAATAAATTAGGAAATTGAAATTAGTCATCACATGAGAGGATAATTCCTCAATTCTATAAATTTATCATGTGCTAACCAACTCGACTATATCCTGGGACCTCCTCTTATGGGTCATGTTGGCAAAAGGCGACTGTGCTCGTCCCAACACTCTCGACTATTAGTTCTTGGAATAGTGACTGACGCatgagggagacatttacctcggctatgTTGAGATTCGAACTCCATACCTCAAGTTGGTAGCATCTCATATGCTAACCACTAGATCGTTCCGAGGGGACTCCTAATCTTATTTGTTATGATAAACTTACTTAGTCTCATTGACTAGACTTGCGGTGACTGGCCCGGTCTTACGAAATTTTTCCACCGGCCATTAGGGCAAATCGGGAAGCACTCGCGGCGGCGGTCAAGAAGCTCAGCATTCTTTAGTTGCACGTCTCATTTGGAGGAAATTTTTTACAAATTCGTCATAACTAAGGATTAAATCATGGGTACCTAGGTGGTAATTTggatgtcttttttttttaatcttatttgtcattgtggcaaaaggcgaatacgctcgccttcatcacccccgccaacccgtctcaaggtcaacacggagaaggtaaattacGGGCGGCTACTAacttttggaataatgactagcatatAAAGGATATATTTACCAATCTTATTTGTCATGAAGCTACAAGACGAGgatcaatagaaaaaaaaaattgagaggtAAGCAAACCATTGAAATGCTATGCCGTTAAGAATGAAAtagtaaattattataataataataagttttTATTTCACTATGATCGACTATATTATATTAATGTGTGTTTAAAAATTAGTAGAGGAGCGATCTTATGGTGTTGTGGTGTTTTAGccttcttttgtttgttagtcggttataataattaaaaaataataaagttaAATACCAATTGACATGTGTAATTGAATACATCTTTTAGGTGCACAAGTACACTTCACCGCGTGAACAATTTGATGATTAGGGATGAATattagaagttaatttttaaatatgtACAAGTTGTGATTTAGATTTATGCAATTCAAGGGGATTCCGTTTCCTTAGgattaaaaaattatgaaaaattatgacCGCATAGGGTCCATTGTTAGTGAAACCATTTAATTTctgtatattttctaatatttgaCCATGGTACATCTGATCTATTAGAATGGACAATTAATGAATTATATTGGATGCTCTTCCTTTTAAACAACCGACACGATATCAATTATTTGTGGTCAACAGAGTGAATGATTAGGTGCTCCTATCAGCCAAACAATCGACCGCATAAATACGTCGGTGAGCAAAGGATAGATCGAGAAATTAGAGTTGGGGTGGATTATAACTCAGGACAGTTCTTGCCCTAATTTAAAGTGTTAAATATGGATTAATTTTTATGTCATTTTAATCTTGCTATATGATAATAAAGGCCGTCTCAAGGTTCCATGAGAccttaggtaaaaaaaaaaaacatttagatctttaataatttttttttaaaaaaaattcccaTCCTTTTTCATTCGGATTTGGGATGGATAACGGtgggtttaaaattttttttaaaataaaatattaatttaaaataaatttttatggaaaatttaattttctaatgttttgagatgtaaaattattaattaaatttttatattcaagttttgataaattttttttcaattgataaaattattagattatttaattttttttgagaCATTGTTGAATGTAAATAATGTTGGATCGTAGATTCGATAGAAgagagggtgaatatcgattaaaaagaATTCTCGAGTAAGCAGTGGAATAAGAAATGTGAAAAaaataacacaagtaattttacttggttcggagcctgtgtcgactcctactccaaggtccgcacgcaagggtgctttcgatggacaattcactaacgattcaaaataattgtttacaaCTTAAAGTACACGAAAactaatgaaaaaaataatactgacaagaaaaagaagaatgaaaAGAGCAGAGCGTTATTAGACTGTCTTTGTAGCGTCGCAGGTGTTGGGATCTTTCGTacttggctagagagggggggtgtgaatagccgaccccaaattcgctttctttctacaaatcgagttagcacagcggaaaatacaaagaaacgaaagagaagaaaaccaaaccttaacacaaggatgtaacgaggttcggagattagggctcctactcctcggcgtgtccgtaaggtggacgagtccagtcaatccgtcggtggatgagcccccggaaaaccggctaatagatactccttgtgggtggagaaacctcgccacaataactcgcaacagcaagatagaatacaaggaatacaagaagtaaatacaatgaatgtaacaatacaagcttgccttcttgtcgtcgactgaagtcctggaagcaacaacttcacggacgaatgccaacaagcagctcagccgaaagaagctcacgcggggcttcggaagtgagctcaacaaagc includes these proteins:
- the LOC122053216 gene encoding uncharacterized protein LOC122053216 isoform X2, which produces MSNATSPLRPFRFLLTAPPRPPPSFVPRSNSALAMLSPSSSMSIGAPRRRGLADPFRCLAWLHLRSSSSTVAAAYSIKSSRLSDLILKSTTEDFIIPAPSDGAKSGQEEQLKKDHKTLHLMVEMVHRKLKGDVCSWPDRRYT
- the LOC122053216 gene encoding uncharacterized protein LOC122053216 isoform X1 — protein: MSNATSPLRPFRFLLTAPPRPPPSFVPRSNSALAMLSPSSSMSIGAPRRRGLADPFRCLAWLHLRSSSSTVAAAYSIKSSRLSDLILKSTTEDFIIPAPSDGAKSGQEEQLKKDHKTLHLMVEMVHRKVTPFPIFAYLVDMHQLISSFTITCFRKGTNM
- the LOC122053217 gene encoding bZIP transcription factor 44-like, which codes for MDSPYVSSYGSSLLQNSGSEEDLQALMDQKKRKRMISNRESARRSRMRKQKHLDGLTEQVNQLRKENGQSLAYLTLTTEQYFVMEAENSVLRTQMMELSNRLQYLNEILHCLNESSGLRHDGPWMNDSITNPWNLCMNHPITASADMLYY